One window of the Microplitis demolitor isolate Queensland-Clemson2020A chromosome 10, iyMicDemo2.1a, whole genome shotgun sequence genome contains the following:
- the LOC103575794 gene encoding uncharacterized protein LOC103575794, producing the protein MDKVCQYCQALKFRNGAAGMCCVSEKVVLSPLPAPPEPLLSLLTGNSDDSKLFLRKIRKFNSCFQMTSFGATNICDRASDGRNFETTFKIQGQVYHQIGSLMPMPDNNQKFLQIYFMGDCEERVTTRCLYNFIEQAEERAIVILLKNFLEDHNQLIQLIKRVSPRLQNDNYQIVIKADKVPLGEHAGRFNAPTVDEVAVIMVGDPVDKRSIKITRRNNTVSTISDLHRSYDALQYPLIFWQGQDEYHLNIKQYDPNTSDYRNNKVSSMNYYAHRIMVRQHQDNYILRYRQLFHQYIVDMYAKVESKRLRFLRFNQAKLRSEEYIHLRDAVAGNIDGNLNPNDIGNAFILPSSYIGSPRNMQEYIQDAMTYVRHYGRPDLFITFTCNPNWEEIQTLLLPGQQAIHRHDLTAQWQKRGLPHAHILVWLKDRIRPEEIDQIISAEIPDPLIDQELFDIVTKHLIHGPCGAFNMTSPCMENGKCKKNFPKPHTNDTITDIDGYPMYRYRSSDLAIFEVQNINKNDEIARYQMGRYISSNEAIWHILSFPIHERDPAVQHLAIHLENGQRVYFIDENVLQRAFEAPKTTLTEFCTLCQKPDVFGQFAKTLVYGDVPRYFTWNKSSKKWEPRKQGKPHPSITGIFKAKTLGRLYTVHPKQRECFYLRLLLDACRELQLLEDGNHWDLTLADAALTSTPNNIRQLFAIILTTCYPSQAQTLWEKYKHCRTEDILHRIRQTNQCQNIDHTPEMYNEALVLIEDLCVLISNLPLNHYGMPSPNRPATDLVNTDLQRENQYDHGSLATIIMNSEPLLTSEQKIIYDRIMLAVVLNKAVFFLGCTRWNR; encoded by the exons ATGGATAAAGTATGTCAATATTGTCAGGCATTGAAATTTCGGAATGGAGCAGCCGGCATGTGCTGCGTATCAGAAAAAGTTGTGCTGTCACCTCTACCCGCTCCGCCAGAGCCTTTATTATCCCTTCTTACTGGCAATTCAGATGattccaaattatttttgcgtAAGATACGCAAATTTAATTCTTGCTTCCAAATGACGTCATTTGGGGCAACTAACATTTGCGATCGTGCATCCGATGGACGTAATTTTGAAActacattcaaaattcaagGCCAGGTGTACCATCAAATCGGATCACTGATGCCAATGCCTGATaacaatcagaaatttcttcaaatttattttatgggcGATTGTGAAGAGCGCGTGACGACTCGGTGcctgtataattttattgagcaAGCAGAAGAAAGAGCAATTGtgatattattgaaaaattttttagaagatCACAATCAACTAATTCAATTGATCAAAAGAGTTTCGCCACGACTGCAAAATGACAATTATCAAATCGTCATAAAAGCCGACAAAGTACCATTAGGTGAACATGCTGGTAGATTCAACGCTCCAACTGTTGATGAGGTTGCTGTTATCATGGTTGGTGATCCAGTTGACAAAAgatctataaaaattacacgGCGGAACAACACTGTCAGTACGATTTCGGATCTACACCGTTCATATGACGCACTACAATATCCATTGATATTTTGGCAAGGACAAGATGAATATCACCTTAATATCAAACAGTATGATCCAAATACCA gtgattacagaaataataaagttaGCTCAATGAACTACTACGCACACCGAATAATGGTTAGACAACATCAAGACAATTATATCCTTCGATATCGTCAGCTGTTCCATCAATACATTGTTGATATGTATGCTAAGGTCGAAAGCAAACGCTTGCGATTCCTTCGATTCAACCAGGCAAAACTACGATCGGAAGAATATATTCACTTACGAGATGCTGTTGCTGGAAACATCgatggaaatttaaatcctAATGACATCGGTAATGCTTTCATTTTACCTTCAAGCTACATCGGCAGTCCACGAAACATGCAGGAATACATACAAGATGCGATGACTTACGTACGTCATTACGGCCGAccggatttatttattacattcacATGTAATCCGAATTGGGAAGAGATACAAACTTTACTATTGCCAGGACAACAAGCCATTCATCGTCATGATTTAACTGCAC AGTGGCAAAAGCGAGGTTTGCCTCATGCCCACATTTTGGTTTGGCTTAAAGATAGAATCCGTCCTGAAGAAATCGATCAAATAATTTCAGCCGAAATTCCAGACCCATTAATTGATCAAGAATTATTTGATATTGTCACCAAACACTTGATCCATGGGCCATGCGGTGCTTTCAACATGACGTCACCGTGCATGGAAAAtggaaaatgtaaaaaaaacttcccAAAGCCGCATACGAATGACACGATCACGGATATTGATGGTTATCCAATGTATCGCTACAGAA GCAGTGATTTGGCCATATTTGAAGtacaaaacataaataaaaatgacgaaATAGCACGGTACCAAATGGGCAGATACATTAGCAGCAATGAAGCTATTTGGCATATTCTCAGCTTTCCCATCCACGAAAGAGATCCTGCTGTCCAACATCTGGCAATACATCTTGAAAACGGTCAACGTGTATACTTCATTGACGAAAATGTTCTCCAAAGAGCGTTCGAAGCTCCGAAAACGACTCTAACTGAATTTTGTACATTGTGTCAAAAACCTGATGTTTTTGGCCAATTCGCGAAGACATTGGTGTATGGTGATGTTCCACGTTATTTCACATGGAACAAATCCAGTAAAAAATGGGAGCCACGGAAACAAGGAAAACCACATCCTTCCATTACAGGCATATTCAAAGCTAAGACATTGGGGAGACTTTACACGGTACATCCAAAGCAACGTGAGTGCTTCTATTTACGTTTGTTATTG GATGCATGTCGTGAACTGCAATTGCTAGAAGACGGTAACCATTGGGACTTAACGCTTGCTGATGCTGCGTTGACATCAACACCGAATAACATTCGTCAGTTGTTTGCAATTATTTTGACGACATGTTATCCCTCGCAAGCACAAACTTTGtgggaaaaatataaacattgtAGGACAGAAGACATCTTGCACCGAATTAGACAAACAAATCAATGCCAAAACATAGATCATACACCAGAGATGTACAATGAAGCATTGGTCTTGATCGAAGATTTATGTGttcttatttcaaatttaccaCTTAATCATTATGGTATGCCATCACCTAATCGTCCAGCCACCGACTTAGTCAATACCGATTTACAACGAGAAAATCAATATGACCATGGAAGTTTAGCAACAATTATCATGAACAGTGAACCATTACTGACAtcagaacaaaaaattatttatgatcggATTATGCTGGCTGTTGTGCTGAACAAGGCggttttttttcttggatGCACCCGGTGGAACCGGTAA